The Gordonia crocea genomic sequence ATCGGGGTTTCGGCTTGCGCTCACGGCCGCGAGACGGTGGGATAACAACACAGGTCGTCGAGATCCACTCGGCGCCCGTCCAGATCGAGGGAGGTTGCGCGTGGTCGCCGCCGATGGTTCCGGTGCGCAAAAGTTGGGACTGAGCAAGGGGCTCGTCGTCCAGGAGTTGGGCTGGGACGACGATACCGACGACGACCTGCGAGCTGACATCGAAGACATCATCGACGCCGAGATGCTCGACGAGGACGCGATCGAGGTCATCGACGTGGTGGTGCTGTGGTGGCGCGACGACGACGGCGACCTGACCGATGCGCTGATCGAGGCCATCGGCCCGCTGGCCGATGACGGCTACCTATGGGTCCTCTCGCCCAAGACGGGGCGCAACGGGCACGTCGAGCCGAGCGAGGTCAGCGAAGCTGCGGCCACGACCGGGCTCACCCAGACCAGCGTCATCAACCTGGGCGACTGGACTGCGACGCGACTGGTCCAGCCCAAGTCGCGCGGTTCCCGCTGAGATGCGGGATCTGATTGCCGTCGGGGACCTCGCACCGGACTTCACC encodes the following:
- a CDS encoding DUF3052 domain-containing protein; the protein is MVAADGSGAQKLGLSKGLVVQELGWDDDTDDDLRADIEDIIDAEMLDEDAIEVIDVVVLWWRDDDGDLTDALIEAIGPLADDGYLWVLSPKTGRNGHVEPSEVSEAAATTGLTQTSVINLGDWTATRLVQPKSRGSR